In Akkermansia muciniphila ATCC BAA-835, the genomic stretch ATGCTGGACATAGCGGCCAGGCGGGGACTGGATCATCTGGTTTGCGCAGACGCCATGAACCTGCCCTTCCCCTCCGCCTCCTATGATGCGGTCACTGTCGCCTTTGGCCTGAGGAACATGGCCAGCTATCCGGACGCCCTGCGGGAAATGGGCCGTATGCTGCGTCCGGGGGGCCATCTGCTCATTCTGGATTTTTCCCTGCCTGAGAGCCTGTTGAAAAGCCCTTACCGGTTTTATCTGCACCGCATCCTTCCCGTCATCGCAGGGTGGATGACCGGCCACCGGGAAGCATACGACTACCTGGCGGACAGCATTGAAGCCTTCCCCTGCGGGCAGGCCATGAAGACTCTGCTGCGGGAATGCGGCTACAGCAACATCACGGCGGAAGCTCTGAACGGGGGAATTGCCAGCATTTACACAGCCCAGCGATGAGTGCGGGGGACGCAAGAGAAGGCATCATACGCGGCAAGGCGGCACGCGCCCGCCTGGGCGGAAAACTTGCCGGACTATCCCTGCCCCGGCAAATCGCCGTGATTGCTTTCTGGCCATTCCTGGAACAGCTGCTGAGCTTTTTCGTCACCTCGTCCGACCTTTTCATCGCCACTAAAATAGGGGTGGACGCCCAGGACACCATCAACATCTCTGACGGCATGGGCGCCGTCGTCTTCATCATGTGGTTCGGCTTCGTCATCCAGGGGTCTATCATGATGGGAGCCACAGCCATCGTTTCCCGCATGACGGGCGCCAGGGACTATCCCCAGGCCCAGCATGGCCTGCACCAGGCCGCCATGCTGGGGCTCCTGGCAGGAACCATCTCCTGCGGACTTCTCTTCACATGCAGCGATTTCCTGGTCACGCACGTACTGACCATGAATGAAACCGCCCGGGCCTACGCCCTGCAATACGTTTATATGGCCGCATTTGCGGCCCCGTTCAGCGGCGTGGTCTTTGCCATCAATGCCGCCCTGCGAGGCTCCGGAGACACGCGGCTTCCCTTCTGGATCATGATGAGCGTAGGCATCCTCAATGTCATCTTCAGCGTCATCTTCGTCTTTGCGGACGCTCCTCTGGGCGGCTGGCGCATCGGAGGAATTGCGGCAGGAACGGTCTGCGGCTACGGCATCAGCATGTGCATCCTGCTGTTCATCATGCTGCGGCGCAGAAAAAAAATCTTCACGGGCAGGAAAAATGAATCCCTGGAAGAACTTGTCCGGGAACGGGGAGAACACTATGCCCCGCCCCTGTACCTCAGCTTTTCCCATCTGCGGCCGGACATGGGCATGCAGAAGCGCATCCTGAAAATCGGGCTGCCGCAGGCCGTGGAAGTCTTCGGCATGTGGGGCATCCAGATGTTCTGCCTTTCCATCATCAGTGAACTGCCTGTTAAAGGCGTGCTGGGCGTCCACAATATTGCCGTCCGCATTGAATCGCTCAGTTTCCTGCCCGGCTTCGCCATCGGCATGGCCGCTTCCACGCTCGTGGGGCAATACCTGGGCGCCCGGAACGCGCTTATGGCCCGCATCACCATCTGGAAATGCATGCGGTACGCCGTCATCTTCATGACAGGCCTGGGAGTGCTCTTCAGCGCCTTTCCCGCCCTGTTCATGGAGATATTTTCCAACGGCAGCACGACCCTCATTGATACCGGAATCCCCGTGTTGCGCACCATGTTGGTGGTGGAACCCTTCTTCGCCGCCTGCATCGTGATGAAAATGTCCCTGCGCGGCGCGGGAGACACCCGGAGAGTCATGCTTATTTCCTACGGCATTATGGGCTTTTTCCGGGTCGTCTGCACCTGGGTATGGTTCAGGCTGGCACCGGAAACCATGACTTTGTGGGGCATCTGGCTGGTTTTCGCCTTTGAAATGGCCGTTCAATCCGCCATCCTCTATAAAATCGTCAAGGGGCGGAGCTGGACGAAGCTGCAAGTCTGAACCTTTCTCCGG encodes the following:
- a CDS encoding ubiquinone/menaquinone biosynthesis methyltransferase, yielding MRNPEFVKAAFSAIAPRYVATNHVLSMGVDLLWRQRVVQLVSEWKPENLLDLATGTGDLALAILNAMPEIRLTGSDFCQPMLDIAARRGLDHLVCADAMNLPFPSASYDAVTVAFGLRNMASYPDALREMGRMLRPGGHLLILDFSLPESLLKSPYRFYLHRILPVIAGWMTGHREAYDYLADSIEAFPCGQAMKTLLRECGYSNITAEALNGGIASIYTAQR
- a CDS encoding MATE family efflux transporter → MSAGDAREGIIRGKAARARLGGKLAGLSLPRQIAVIAFWPFLEQLLSFFVTSSDLFIATKIGVDAQDTINISDGMGAVVFIMWFGFVIQGSIMMGATAIVSRMTGARDYPQAQHGLHQAAMLGLLAGTISCGLLFTCSDFLVTHVLTMNETARAYALQYVYMAAFAAPFSGVVFAINAALRGSGDTRLPFWIMMSVGILNVIFSVIFVFADAPLGGWRIGGIAAGTVCGYGISMCILLFIMLRRRKKIFTGRKNESLEELVRERGEHYAPPLYLSFSHLRPDMGMQKRILKIGLPQAVEVFGMWGIQMFCLSIISELPVKGVLGVHNIAVRIESLSFLPGFAIGMAASTLVGQYLGARNALMARITIWKCMRYAVIFMTGLGVLFSAFPALFMEIFSNGSTTLIDTGIPVLRTMLVVEPFFAACIVMKMSLRGAGDTRRVMLISYGIMGFFRVVCTWVWFRLAPETMTLWGIWLVFAFEMAVQSAILYKIVKGRSWTKLQV